The following are from one region of the Mesorhizobium sp. B2-8-5 genome:
- a CDS encoding carbohydrate ABC transporter permease: protein MTSKLKRTIIAWLLLLPLIVVTIFPFAVMFLTAVKPRTEVLTPTWWPSEFRWSNFADMWVATGFGQALVNSLYVSALATIGAILISVPAAYAMSRFRFAGHGAFRQFLLISQMISPIVLVLGLFRLMAAWGLVESTTALGFIYMAFNVAFTVWMLQSYFDTIPRDLEEAAWMEGAGRWLTLRKVFLPLCLPAIAVTAIFTFINAWNEFVVALTMLRSQESYTLPIQVFSLVAGRYTIEWHHVMAATLLATLPVAILFIWLQRYLVRGLALGAVK, encoded by the coding sequence ATGACCAGCAAGCTGAAACGCACCATCATCGCCTGGCTGCTGCTTTTGCCATTGATCGTGGTGACGATCTTTCCCTTCGCCGTGATGTTCCTCACCGCCGTCAAGCCGCGCACGGAGGTGCTCACCCCCACCTGGTGGCCGAGCGAATTCCGCTGGTCGAATTTCGCCGACATGTGGGTGGCGACCGGCTTCGGCCAGGCCCTCGTCAACTCGCTCTATGTCTCGGCGCTGGCGACCATCGGCGCCATCCTGATCTCGGTGCCGGCGGCCTATGCGATGTCGCGCTTTCGTTTTGCCGGCCATGGCGCGTTCCGCCAGTTCCTTTTGATCTCGCAGATGATCTCGCCGATCGTGCTGGTGCTCGGCCTGTTCCGGCTGATGGCCGCCTGGGGCCTGGTCGAATCGACCACCGCGCTCGGCTTCATCTACATGGCCTTCAACGTCGCCTTCACGGTGTGGATGCTGCAGAGCTATTTCGACACCATTCCGCGCGACCTCGAGGAGGCCGCCTGGATGGAAGGCGCCGGCCGCTGGCTGACCTTGCGCAAGGTCTTCCTGCCGCTCTGCCTGCCGGCGATCGCCGTGACGGCGATCTTCACCTTCATCAACGCCTGGAACGAGTTTGTCGTCGCTCTCACCATGCTGCGCAGCCAGGAAAGCTACACGTTGCCGATCCAGGTTTTCTCGCTGGTCGCCGGCCGCTATACGATCGAATGGCACCATGTCATGGCAGCCACGCTGCTGGCGACACTGCCGGTGGCGATCCTCTTCATCTGGCTGCAGCGCTATCTGGTCCGCGGACTGGCGCTCGGCGCCGTCAAATAG
- a CDS encoding carbohydrate ABC transporter permease — MQNRFLPYLLTLPSLLLAAVVIFWPVWDLLQISTHDVNRFGQLREFSGFANFAELFADPDFVAALWRTGLWTVLVVGGALLLSVPVAMILNMDFYGRGLARVIIMLPWAVSLTMTAVVWRWALSGESGMLNSALMKLGLISQNIQWLASAETAFPMQVLIGILVTVPFTTTIFLGGLSSIPDDLYEAAALEGATPFQQFREITFPLLKPFINIAIVLNTIYVFNSFPIIWVMTQGGPANSTDILVTHLYKLAFRIGKLGEASAVSLVMFAILLVFTMIYVRLAMREQRA; from the coding sequence ATGCAAAATCGTTTCCTGCCCTATCTGCTGACGCTCCCCAGCCTGCTCTTGGCGGCGGTGGTGATCTTCTGGCCGGTCTGGGACCTGCTGCAGATCTCGACACATGACGTCAACCGCTTCGGCCAGTTGCGCGAGTTCAGCGGCTTCGCCAACTTCGCCGAGTTGTTCGCCGATCCGGATTTCGTCGCGGCGCTCTGGCGCACCGGGCTGTGGACCGTGCTGGTGGTCGGCGGCGCGCTGCTTTTGTCGGTCCCGGTGGCGATGATCCTCAACATGGATTTTTATGGCCGCGGCCTCGCCCGCGTCATCATCATGCTGCCCTGGGCAGTGTCGCTGACCATGACCGCGGTGGTCTGGCGCTGGGCGCTCAGCGGCGAGAGCGGCATGCTGAATTCGGCACTGATGAAGCTCGGCCTGATCAGCCAGAACATCCAGTGGCTGGCGAGCGCCGAGACCGCCTTCCCGATGCAGGTGCTGATCGGCATATTGGTGACGGTACCCTTCACCACCACGATCTTCCTCGGCGGCCTGTCCTCGATCCCCGACGATCTCTATGAGGCCGCGGCACTCGAGGGCGCCACGCCTTTCCAGCAGTTCCGCGAGATCACGTTTCCGCTCTTGAAACCCTTCATCAACATCGCGATCGTGCTCAACACCATCTACGTGTTCAACTCCTTCCCGATCATCTGGGTGATGACTCAAGGGGGGCCGGCGAACTCGACCGACATATTGGTCACGCATCTCTACAAGCTCGCCTTCCGCATCGGTAAGCTGGGCGAAGCCTCGGCGGTGTCGCTGGTGATGTTCGCCATCCTGCTCGTCTTCACCATGATCTATGTGCGGCTTGCCATGCGGGAGCAGCGCGCATGA
- a CDS encoding ABC transporter substrate-binding protein translates to MSLAKWTVGLLAGMSMLAFAAPAGAGEVRVTVAEYSAKTGPYFEEVKKEFEAANPGITIKYEVVPWDVLLQKLTTDITAGTNADLSIIGTRWLIDFVQQDVAEPLDSYIKPEFKDRFIDTFLQPSIMDGHTYGLPIAASARAMYYNKELFEKAGIAKPPATWTELQEDARKIKAQGAFGFGLQGKEIETDVYYYYAMWSQGTEILNKDGTSGLSTPGALEAAKLYKSMIDEGLTEPGVTSNNREDVQNLFKQGKVGMMITAPFLSNQIKEEAPNLKYGVAAIPAGPTGARGTYGVTDSIIMFKNSKNKDEAWKLLDFLFTKEQRAKFTQGEGFLPVNKEEAKMDYYVNNADLAAFTALLPDARFAPVIPGWEEIAQITSDAMQKIYLGGDPEAGLKDAAAKADAVLKKK, encoded by the coding sequence ATGAGCCTTGCGAAATGGACTGTCGGCCTGTTGGCCGGAATGAGCATGCTGGCTTTTGCCGCACCTGCCGGTGCCGGCGAGGTGCGCGTCACCGTCGCCGAATACAGCGCCAAGACCGGCCCCTATTTCGAGGAAGTGAAGAAGGAATTCGAGGCGGCTAATCCCGGCATCACCATCAAGTATGAAGTGGTGCCGTGGGATGTGCTCCTGCAGAAGCTCACCACCGACATCACCGCCGGCACCAATGCCGACCTTTCGATCATCGGCACGCGCTGGCTGATCGACTTCGTCCAGCAGGATGTCGCCGAGCCGCTCGACAGCTACATCAAGCCCGAGTTCAAGGACCGCTTCATCGACACCTTCCTGCAGCCCTCGATCATGGACGGCCACACTTACGGCCTGCCGATCGCGGCTTCGGCGCGCGCCATGTATTACAACAAGGAGCTGTTCGAGAAGGCCGGCATCGCCAAGCCGCCGGCGACCTGGACCGAGTTGCAGGAAGACGCCCGCAAGATCAAGGCTCAAGGCGCTTTCGGCTTCGGCTTGCAGGGCAAGGAGATCGAGACCGACGTCTATTACTATTATGCGATGTGGTCGCAGGGCACCGAGATCCTCAACAAGGACGGCACGTCCGGCCTGAGCACGCCCGGCGCGCTGGAAGCCGCCAAGCTCTACAAGTCGATGATCGACGAGGGCCTGACGGAACCCGGCGTCACCTCCAACAACCGTGAGGACGTGCAGAACCTGTTCAAGCAGGGCAAGGTCGGCATGATGATCACCGCGCCCTTCCTGTCCAACCAGATCAAGGAAGAAGCGCCGAACCTCAAATACGGCGTCGCCGCCATCCCCGCCGGCCCGACCGGCGCGCGCGGCACTTACGGCGTCACCGATAGCATCATCATGTTCAAGAACTCCAAGAACAAGGACGAGGCCTGGAAGCTGCTCGACTTCCTGTTCACCAAGGAGCAGCGCGCCAAGTTCACGCAAGGCGAAGGCTTCCTGCCGGTGAACAAGGAAGAGGCGAAGATGGACTATTACGTCAACAACGCCGACCTCGCCGCCTTCACCGCGCTCTTGCCCGACGCCCGCTTCGCGCCGGTCATCCCCGGCTGGGAAGAGATCGCCCAGATCACGTCGGACGCCATGCAGAAGATCTATCTTGGCGGCGACCCCGAGGCCGGTTTGAAGGACGCGGCGGCCAAGGCCGACGCCGTGCTGAAAAAGAAATAA
- a CDS encoding SDR family NAD(P)-dependent oxidoreductase has product MGSKAEFEGKTIVVTGAGGGLGSAIVELMAERGARIVGCDQSTEALASPHIASRHVFNLLDRASIEAAILALLDKDGVPDILINNAGWTRAETLKALTADKIEQELDLNLTGVMTFADPLIKAMAGRGSGSVVFISSVNAIAHFGNPAYAAAKAGINAYAKSVAVELGRAGLRANVVCPGSIRTAAWDHRLAKDPEILGRLQRLYPLGRIVNAREVAEAVAFLASERASGITGAVVPVDAGLTAGYLPFIDDILGA; this is encoded by the coding sequence TTGGGTTCGAAAGCCGAATTCGAAGGCAAGACAATTGTCGTCACCGGCGCCGGCGGCGGCCTCGGTTCGGCGATCGTTGAGCTCATGGCGGAGCGCGGCGCGCGAATCGTCGGCTGCGACCAGTCGACGGAAGCGCTGGCCAGCCCGCATATCGCGTCGCGCCATGTCTTCAACCTGCTCGACCGGGCCTCGATCGAAGCGGCGATCCTCGCGCTGCTCGACAAGGACGGCGTCCCCGACATCCTGATCAACAATGCCGGCTGGACGCGCGCCGAGACCTTGAAGGCGCTGACGGCGGACAAAATCGAGCAGGAGCTCGACCTCAATTTGACCGGCGTGATGACTTTCGCCGATCCGCTGATCAAGGCGATGGCCGGGCGCGGTTCTGGCAGCGTCGTCTTCATTTCCTCGGTCAACGCCATCGCGCATTTCGGCAATCCGGCCTATGCCGCGGCCAAGGCCGGCATCAACGCCTATGCCAAATCGGTCGCGGTCGAGCTCGGCCGTGCCGGGTTGCGGGCCAATGTCGTGTGCCCGGGGTCGATCCGCACCGCCGCCTGGGACCATCGCCTGGCCAAGGACCCCGAGATCCTCGGCCGGCTGCAGCGGCTCTATCCACTCGGCCGCATCGTCAATGCACGGGAAGTGGCGGAGGCCGTCGCTTTCCTTGCCTCCGAGCGCGCTTCCGGCATAACAGGTGCCGTGGTGCCCGTGGACGCCGGACTGACGGCCGGCTACCTGCCTTTCATCGACGACATATTGGGAGCGTGA
- a CDS encoding ABC transporter ATP-binding protein has protein sequence MTDVQFRNLSKSFGQHKILEDINLDIRTGEFVVLVGPSGCGKSTLLRMLAGLEAITSGDLVIGGTRANELPPQKRNIAMVFQSYALFPHLKAAENIGFGPKIRGENRAAIDDKVKKASGVLNLFSYLDRYPRQLSGGQRQRVAMGRAIVREPSVFLFDEPLSNLDAQLRVQMRTEIKALHQRLKSTIVYVTHDQIEAMTMADRIVVMDRGRIQQVGQPLELYDRPANKFVAGFIGSPSMSFVSGALKTAGAKSWFETTSGGRLALSGEAASGGDTVEAGIRPEHFVVGAGDDAIAIKVDVVEPTGSETHVYGSVGDDTVRAVFRDRLQVKPGDRLPVSVDPRNIHLFDKATGLPL, from the coding sequence ATGACCGACGTCCAGTTCCGCAACCTGTCGAAATCCTTCGGCCAGCACAAAATCCTCGAGGACATCAACCTCGACATCCGGACCGGCGAGTTCGTCGTGCTGGTCGGCCCGTCCGGCTGCGGCAAGTCCACCCTGCTGCGCATGCTGGCAGGGCTGGAGGCGATCACCTCCGGCGATCTCGTCATCGGCGGCACGCGCGCCAACGAGCTGCCGCCGCAGAAGCGCAACATCGCCATGGTGTTCCAGTCCTACGCGCTGTTCCCGCATCTGAAGGCTGCGGAAAATATCGGCTTCGGCCCAAAGATCCGCGGCGAGAACCGCGCCGCGATCGACGACAAAGTCAAGAAGGCGTCGGGCGTGCTCAACCTCTTCTCCTATCTCGACCGCTATCCAAGGCAATTGTCGGGCGGCCAGCGCCAGCGCGTCGCCATGGGCCGCGCCATCGTGCGCGAGCCTTCGGTCTTCCTCTTCGACGAGCCGCTTTCCAATCTCGACGCGCAATTGCGCGTGCAGATGCGCACCGAGATCAAGGCGCTGCACCAGCGGCTGAAATCGACCATCGTCTACGTCACCCACGACCAGATCGAGGCGATGACCATGGCCGACCGCATCGTGGTGATGGATCGCGGCCGCATTCAGCAGGTCGGCCAGCCGCTGGAGCTCTACGACAGGCCGGCCAACAAATTCGTCGCCGGCTTCATCGGCTCGCCCTCGATGAGCTTCGTCTCCGGCGCGCTGAAGACGGCCGGAGCCAAGTCCTGGTTTGAAACGACGAGCGGCGGCCGCCTGGCGCTCTCGGGCGAGGCAGCTTCCGGCGGCGACACGGTCGAGGCCGGCATCAGGCCCGAGCATTTCGTGGTTGGCGCCGGCGACGATGCCATCGCCATCAAGGTCGATGTCGTCGAGCCGACCGGGTCGGAAACCCATGTCTACGGCTCGGTCGGCGACGACACGGTGCGCGCGGTGTTCCGCGACCGGCTGCAGGTAAAGCCGGGCGACCGGCTGCCGGTGAGCGTCGACCCACGCAACATCCACCTCTTCGACAAGGCGACGGGCCTGCCGCTCTGA
- a CDS encoding MurR/RpiR family transcriptional regulator, with amino-acid sequence MKTPADIITRLQLMSQDGTKSDRRLAGLVLSDLDFASKAAISEIAARVGVSEPTVTRFCRNLGCEGLRDFKFYLAQAIAIGGQYLSPEPLSRDAREQRIASAITEAAIAAIQRASENLDMTTLMDVAARIAASGNVLCIGSGGISSMMATEMQNRLFRLGLSALAQIDGQLQRMYAAVATPETTLVAFSVSGYARSVIEAVEVAQQYGAATVAITAPDSALAKVADTVILLQSVEDGNIYKPTSSRYALLAILDMIATTVAESRGPKVLENLRRIKQSVNTLKVDDPRLPLGD; translated from the coding sequence ATGAAGACCCCGGCCGACATCATCACCCGCCTGCAATTGATGTCGCAGGACGGCACCAAGTCGGATCGCCGGCTAGCCGGGCTGGTGCTTTCCGACCTCGATTTCGCCTCCAAGGCCGCGATCTCGGAGATCGCCGCGCGCGTCGGGGTCAGCGAGCCGACCGTCACCCGCTTCTGCCGCAATCTCGGCTGCGAGGGCCTGCGCGATTTCAAGTTCTACCTGGCGCAGGCGATCGCCATCGGCGGCCAGTATCTGTCGCCGGAGCCGCTCAGCCGCGACGCGCGTGAGCAGCGCATCGCCTCGGCGATAACCGAAGCGGCGATCGCCGCCATCCAGCGCGCCAGCGAAAACCTCGACATGACGACGCTGATGGATGTCGCCGCCCGCATCGCCGCTTCCGGCAACGTGCTGTGCATCGGCTCGGGCGGCATTTCCTCGATGATGGCGACCGAGATGCAGAACCGGCTGTTCCGGCTCGGCCTGTCGGCGCTCGCCCAGATCGACGGCCAGCTGCAGCGCATGTATGCCGCGGTGGCGACGCCCGAGACGACGCTGGTCGCCTTCTCGGTGTCGGGCTATGCGCGCTCGGTGATCGAGGCGGTCGAGGTGGCGCAGCAATATGGCGCCGCCACCGTCGCCATCACAGCGCCGGATTCGGCTCTGGCCAAGGTCGCCGACACGGTGATCCTTTTGCAGTCGGTCGAGGACGGCAACATCTACAAGCCGACCTCGTCGCGCTACGCGCTTTTGGCCATCCTCGACATGATCGCCACCACGGTGGCGGAATCACGCGGCCCGAAAGTGCTGGAGAATTTGCGCCGCATCAAGCAGAGCGTGAACACGCTGAAGGTGGACGATCCGAGGCTGCCGCTGGGCGATTGA
- a CDS encoding DUF167 family protein → MSPSFRLRENGIDLYVRLTPKAALDRIDGVETTVDGRSHLKARVRAVPENGAANQALERMMAKALGVPASGVSVVAGGTSRLKTLRIVGDGAELAKSVEALIG, encoded by the coding sequence ATGAGCCCGTCGTTCCGGCTGCGCGAGAACGGCATCGACCTTTACGTGCGGCTGACGCCGAAGGCGGCGCTCGACCGGATCGACGGCGTCGAGACCACCGTCGATGGCCGCAGTCACCTTAAAGCCCGCGTGCGCGCCGTGCCGGAGAACGGCGCCGCCAATCAAGCGCTGGAACGGATGATGGCCAAGGCGCTGGGTGTTCCGGCATCGGGCGTCTCGGTGGTCGCCGGCGGCACCTCGCGGCTGAAGACGCTGCGGATAGTGGGTGATGGGGCCGAGCTGGCGAAAAGCGTCGAGGCTCTGATCGGATAA
- a CDS encoding YggT family protein, with translation MIALIQTIVMALDIYWWIIIASAIFSWLYAFNVVNSRNQFVGSVGNMLYRLTDPALRPIRRFMPDLGGIDISPIILLLILFFIRQFLVTTVWSWVVTGG, from the coding sequence ATGATCGCCCTTATTCAGACAATCGTCATGGCGCTTGATATCTACTGGTGGATCATCATCGCCTCGGCGATCTTTTCGTGGCTCTACGCCTTCAACGTCGTCAATTCGCGCAACCAGTTCGTCGGTTCCGTCGGCAACATGCTCTACCGGCTGACCGATCCGGCCTTGCGCCCGATCCGCCGCTTCATGCCCGATCTTGGCGGCATCGACATTTCGCCGATCATCCTGCTTCTGATCCTTTTCTTCATCCGGCAGTTTCTCGTTACCACCGTCTGGTCCTGGGTCGTGACCGGCGGCTGA
- a CDS encoding multicopper oxidase family protein: MSVLTRRKLLQGAAAAGAAGIGLSAAGKFAGWAAPKPEPLVLKTASIEAQLMDGAPTKNVLTYGEAGMPPAVRMRKGEPFAARLINGIDDPTTIHWHGIRVPNKMDGVPFLVQPYVYQGDRFDYAFSPPDAGTFWYHPHCNTLIQMGHGLTGVIVVENPNDPVFDVEMVVNLRDWRLGDDGQFIAPFRPRDAAKAGTFGTVRTANWLDQPQFDAPAGGLVRLRAAITDVTRIYAFRVDGAEATVIALDGNPVPQRFAPDALQLGPGQRLELAIRMPDEEGAIVSLRDVRGTKPKILATLRSVGKSLRHDLRDLGPLDANPVAEVDLAGAKRIPLALSATAENVAADSICGSLGYSFWAINKVPWPGDTPDPTAPLAELKLGQSYVIDMENLTPHAHPIHLHGMSFKVLSSSTRAVQPLVSDTYLIQPDEKVQLGFVADNPGDWLLHCHIIEHQKTGMTSYLRVV; encoded by the coding sequence ATGTCGGTCCTCACACGCCGCAAACTCCTGCAGGGCGCCGCGGCCGCCGGCGCGGCCGGTATCGGCCTCTCGGCCGCCGGCAAGTTTGCCGGCTGGGCGGCGCCGAAGCCCGAGCCGCTGGTCCTGAAGACCGCGAGCATCGAGGCTCAACTGATGGACGGCGCGCCGACGAAGAATGTGCTGACCTACGGCGAAGCCGGCATGCCGCCGGCGGTCAGGATGAGGAAGGGCGAGCCGTTCGCCGCACGGCTGATCAACGGCATCGACGATCCGACGACCATCCACTGGCATGGCATCCGCGTTCCCAACAAGATGGATGGCGTGCCGTTCCTGGTGCAGCCCTATGTCTATCAGGGCGACCGTTTCGACTACGCGTTTTCGCCGCCCGACGCCGGCACGTTCTGGTACCACCCGCATTGCAACACGCTGATCCAGATGGGTCACGGCCTGACCGGCGTGATCGTGGTCGAGAACCCGAACGACCCGGTCTTCGATGTCGAGATGGTCGTCAACCTGCGCGATTGGCGGCTTGGCGACGACGGCCAGTTCATCGCGCCGTTCAGGCCGCGCGACGCGGCCAAGGCCGGCACCTTCGGCACGGTGCGCACCGCCAACTGGCTCGACCAGCCGCAATTCGATGCGCCGGCCGGCGGGCTGGTGCGGCTTAGGGCGGCCATCACCGACGTCACCCGCATCTATGCCTTCCGCGTCGACGGCGCCGAGGCGACGGTCATAGCGCTCGACGGCAACCCGGTGCCGCAACGGTTTGCGCCGGATGCCCTGCAACTGGGACCCGGCCAGCGGCTCGAGCTTGCCATCCGCATGCCCGACGAGGAGGGCGCGATCGTCAGCCTGCGCGACGTCCGGGGCACCAAGCCGAAAATCCTGGCGACGCTGCGTTCGGTCGGCAAATCGCTCAGGCACGATCTGCGCGATCTCGGCCCGCTCGACGCCAATCCGGTGGCGGAGGTAGACCTTGCCGGCGCCAAGCGCATTCCGCTGGCGCTCAGCGCGACGGCCGAGAACGTTGCGGCCGACAGCATTTGCGGCTCGCTCGGCTACAGTTTCTGGGCGATCAACAAGGTGCCGTGGCCGGGCGACACGCCGGACCCCACCGCGCCGCTCGCCGAACTGAAGCTCGGCCAGAGCTATGTCATCGACATGGAGAACCTCACCCCGCACGCGCACCCGATCCATTTGCACGGCATGAGCTTCAAGGTGCTGTCGTCATCGACCAGGGCCGTCCAGCCGCTGGTCTCCGACACCTATCTGATCCAGCCCGACGAGAAGGTCCAGCTCGGCTTCGTCGCCGACAATCCCGGCGACTGGCTGCTGCATTGCCACATCATCGAGCACCAGAAGACAGGCATGACGAGCTATCTGCGGGTGGTGTGA